A stretch of Coxiella endosymbiont of Amblyomma sculptum DNA encodes these proteins:
- a CDS encoding pyridoxal phosphate-dependent aminotransferase → MNDILLSSRARKIEPSATIIVSNLAIELISQGCDVIDLSTGEPDFDTPNFIKKSAIKAIQSGFTKYTCVGGTFSLKAAIAQKLRRDNQLYYESDEIIVSNGAKQSIYNAMMAVLDIGDEVIVPAPYWVSYPSIIKITEATPVIVQTTLLQNFKILPQQLEEAITSKTRLLILNSPNNPSGAIYSKLELEHLSAILLKHPKILIISDEIYEYIFWGQDRFSNIVNICPELRDRTIIINGVSKAYAMTGWRIGYAAGSKVIVQAMKNIQSQSTSCPNAIAQVAATTALNYDRSHFDYMYKTYKVRHDLVLGAFSRMQGIKCLPASGTFYLFPNVTEIIKRLKFSSDIEFSSYLLNKVNIAVVPGSAFGFPGHVRLSCAASSAKLKETIHRLSTVLRL, encoded by the coding sequence ATGAACGATATCTTATTATCTTCTAGAGCTCGAAAAATTGAACCTTCCGCCACGATAATTGTTTCTAATTTAGCCATCGAGTTAATAAGTCAAGGCTGTGATGTTATTGATCTTAGTACCGGTGAACCAGATTTTGATACTCCGAATTTCATAAAAAAATCAGCGATAAAAGCCATCCAAAGTGGATTTACTAAATATACCTGTGTTGGAGGTACTTTTTCTTTGAAAGCAGCTATCGCCCAAAAATTAAGACGCGACAACCAATTGTATTACGAATCCGATGAGATAATTGTAAGTAACGGAGCAAAGCAATCTATTTATAATGCCATGATGGCAGTGTTGGATATAGGTGACGAAGTGATTGTTCCGGCGCCTTATTGGGTGAGTTATCCGTCCATCATAAAAATTACTGAAGCAACACCGGTTATTGTACAAACCACCCTTTTGCAGAATTTTAAGATACTTCCGCAGCAATTAGAAGAAGCCATAACCTCAAAAACTCGCTTGTTAATTTTAAACAGTCCAAACAATCCTTCTGGAGCAATTTATAGCAAATTAGAATTAGAACACCTGTCGGCAATATTGTTAAAACATCCGAAAATACTGATTATTTCCGATGAAATTTATGAATATATTTTTTGGGGGCAGGATCGTTTTTCTAATATTGTAAATATATGTCCTGAGTTGCGTGATCGCACTATTATTATCAATGGAGTTTCTAAAGCATATGCTATGACAGGGTGGCGAATTGGGTATGCTGCTGGTTCTAAAGTTATCGTACAAGCAATGAAAAATATTCAATCCCAAAGTACCTCCTGTCCTAACGCAATTGCTCAAGTAGCGGCAACTACTGCTTTAAATTACGATCGCAGTCATTTTGACTATATGTACAAGACATACAAAGTGCGTCATGATCTGGTGTTAGGAGCGTTTAGTCGGATGCAGGGTATAAAATGTCTGCCTGCAAGTGGCACTTTTTATCTTTTTCCTAATGTAACGGAAATTATTAAACGATTAAAATTTTCATCTGATATTGAATTTTCTTCTTATCTTCTTAATAAAGTCAATATAGCTGTGGTACCTGGAAGTGCTTTCGGATTTCCAGGTCACGTGCGGCTCTCTTGTGCTGCGAGCAGCG
- the rpsA gene encoding 30S ribosomal protein S1 — protein MVDKKTQRDLCMNENFADLFEKSLEKTDLRPGALIEATIVEIKPEWIIVDAGLKSEGVIPISEFYHEEIHIGDKVDVVVDTPDNGFGETRLSREKARRTKVWSQLEKAYKTEELVKGRIIERVKGGFTVEISPIRAFLPGSLVDIKPIRDPDSLRGTEHDFKIIKMDRYRNNVVVSRRAVMEAESSAERQARLSELQENQEIEGVVKNITDYGAFVDLGSIDGLLHITDMSWKRIKHPSELLNIGDKVLVKILRFDREKNRVSLGMKQLTEDPWMNITKRYSVNTKVSGKVTNITDYGCFVQLEDGAEGLVHASELDWTNKNIHPSKIVQSGKEVDVMILEIDEERRRISLGMKQCKSNPWREFARKHQKDEEIVGKVRSITDFGIFVGLEGNIDGLVHISDISWSKDSEIAIRDYKKGDEVKTVILSIDPDRERISLSIKKLEENLLEEFLKRHDRDTIVQARVKEVESKKAILELSDQVFGQMHVADYTYDHIEDLTKELNTDDKILVKIIGVDLANHLIRVSHKAAKNLMNQEDHFTSVMTSSDMPTKTTLGDLLKEQMRKEENR, from the coding sequence ATGGTCGATAAGAAAACGCAACGTGATCTGTGTATGAACGAAAATTTTGCTGATTTGTTTGAAAAAAGTTTGGAAAAAACCGATCTTCGTCCGGGAGCTCTTATCGAAGCTACTATCGTCGAAATAAAGCCTGAATGGATCATTGTTGATGCTGGCCTTAAATCGGAAGGTGTTATACCTATTTCCGAGTTTTATCACGAAGAGATCCATATAGGTGATAAAGTAGATGTAGTAGTTGATACTCCCGATAATGGTTTTGGGGAGACCCGATTATCGAGAGAAAAAGCGCGTCGTACAAAGGTTTGGAGTCAACTTGAAAAAGCTTATAAGACTGAAGAATTGGTTAAAGGAAGAATTATAGAACGGGTTAAAGGCGGATTTACTGTAGAAATTAGTCCAATTCGGGCTTTTTTACCCGGTTCTTTAGTAGATATTAAGCCTATTCGAGACCCCGATTCTCTTAGAGGCACTGAACATGATTTCAAAATTATCAAGATGGATCGTTATCGAAATAATGTAGTTGTTTCACGACGTGCTGTAATGGAAGCTGAATCTAGTGCTGAGAGACAAGCTCGACTTTCGGAACTGCAAGAAAATCAAGAAATTGAAGGCGTTGTTAAAAACATTACAGATTATGGTGCTTTTGTGGATTTAGGAAGTATCGATGGATTATTGCATATCACCGATATGTCTTGGAAACGTATTAAGCATCCTAGCGAACTACTCAATATAGGCGACAAAGTTCTTGTTAAGATTCTCAGATTCGATCGAGAGAAGAATCGGGTCTCGCTAGGCATGAAACAACTGACCGAAGATCCGTGGATGAATATTACGAAGCGCTATTCCGTAAACACTAAAGTATCTGGAAAAGTGACGAATATTACCGATTATGGATGTTTTGTACAATTGGAAGATGGTGCGGAAGGATTGGTACACGCTTCCGAATTAGATTGGACTAACAAAAACATTCATCCTAGTAAAATAGTACAATCTGGTAAAGAAGTCGACGTTATGATACTGGAGATCGATGAAGAACGCCGTCGTATTTCATTGGGGATGAAACAGTGTAAGTCCAATCCATGGAGAGAATTTGCTAGAAAACATCAAAAAGATGAAGAAATTGTTGGAAAGGTTCGTTCTATTACTGATTTTGGTATATTCGTTGGATTGGAAGGCAATATTGATGGTCTTGTACATATATCCGATATTTCTTGGTCAAAAGATAGCGAGATAGCTATTCGCGACTATAAAAAAGGTGATGAAGTAAAAACTGTTATTTTATCGATTGATCCGGATCGTGAGAGAATCTCTCTCAGTATCAAAAAACTCGAGGAAAATCTCTTAGAAGAATTTCTTAAAAGACACGATAGGGATACAATCGTGCAAGCCAGAGTAAAAGAAGTAGAAAGTAAGAAAGCTATTTTAGAATTATCTGATCAGGTGTTTGGGCAAATGCATGTGGCAGACTACACATACGATCATATAGAAGATCTAACGAAGGAACTCAATACAGATGATAAAATCTTGGTTAAGATTATCGGTGTAGATCTTGCAAATCACCTTATCCGAGTATCTCACAAAGCTGCAAAAAATTTGATGAATCAGGAAGATCATTTTACATCAGTGATGACAAGTTCTGATATGCCGACAAAAACCACTTTAGGTGATCTTCTTAAAGAACAAATGCGAAAGGAAGAGAATAGGTGA
- the cmk gene encoding (d)CMP kinase, which yields MENLEKTTPPVITIDGLSGSGKGTVAFRIAQTLRWHILDSGIIYRAAAWAFLHYKIPIKDRRSAVQLLKRLQIVIENCLTDKKTKVSCDDYNITEVIRTEKYSKLASKAAEIPEIRQAFLQYQRNFHRWPGLVSDGRDMGTVIFPSAPFKFYLDANPKERARRRYKQLQERGIDVSLREVQENLEERDFRDINRVFSSAEPARDALVIDTTKLSVTEVFDIVICSISKGRFFDFLEKKRG from the coding sequence ATGGAAAACTTAGAAAAAACAACTCCTCCGGTTATTACAATTGACGGTCTATCCGGTTCTGGAAAGGGAACAGTAGCGTTCAGAATTGCACAAACTTTGCGTTGGCACATTTTGGACAGTGGAATTATTTATCGTGCGGCAGCTTGGGCGTTTCTTCACTATAAAATTCCTATAAAGGATCGACGAAGTGCTGTACAATTGCTAAAAAGACTTCAAATAGTTATCGAGAATTGTCTTACAGACAAAAAGACTAAAGTGAGTTGTGACGATTACAATATTACAGAAGTTATTCGAACTGAAAAGTACAGCAAATTAGCTTCCAAAGCTGCAGAAATTCCGGAAATTCGACAAGCCTTTCTTCAGTATCAACGTAATTTTCATCGATGGCCTGGATTGGTGTCGGATGGTCGTGATATGGGAACTGTTATTTTCCCCAGCGCTCCTTTCAAATTTTATCTTGATGCCAATCCAAAAGAACGAGCGCGTCGACGTTATAAGCAGTTGCAAGAAAGAGGAATTGATGTTAGCCTGCGTGAGGTTCAGGAAAATTTGGAGGAACGTGACTTTCGCGACATTAACAGAGTTTTTTCTTCTGCCGAACCTGCAAGGGATGCCTTGGTTATTGATACAACTAAGTTAAGCGTAACGGAAGTTTTTGATATAGTTATATGTTCTATATCAAAAGGGAGATTCTTCGATTTTCTGGAAAAGAAAAGGGGGTAA
- the serC gene encoding 3-phosphoserine/phosphohydroxythreonine transaminase codes for MLRIYNFSAGPSMLPETVLLAAQAELLNWHGVGMSIMEVAHRGTEFKEIIEESERDLRDLLDISSDYQILFMQGGARLQFSMIPMNLMGKYKTAVYIDSGIWSQKAIKEARRYCNPQLAASAKQFRYTTLPNQTDWNIPEEAAYLYYVSNETANGMEFPFIPETDLTLVCDMSSNLLSCPLDVSRYGLIFACAQKNIGISGLTIVIIHKNLLNRTPLLGTPSFLHYALHEKEHSLWNTPPTFAWYISGLIFKWIKKEGGVSELAKRNDRKSQKLYKTIDKSNFYCNTIDPRFRSRMNVIFTLTNKNLNALFLEKALENGLTNLKGHRLLGGMRASIYNAMPESGIDTLVDFMQTFEKKYG; via the coding sequence ATGTTGCGCATTTATAATTTTTCAGCCGGGCCATCTATGTTGCCAGAAACAGTGCTTCTCGCAGCACAAGCCGAATTGTTGAATTGGCACGGGGTTGGAATGTCGATAATGGAAGTCGCGCATCGCGGTACAGAATTCAAAGAGATCATAGAAGAGTCGGAGCGAGATCTTAGAGATCTATTAGATATCTCTAGTGATTATCAAATTCTTTTTATGCAAGGTGGTGCTCGACTACAATTTTCTATGATACCGATGAATTTAATGGGAAAGTATAAAACGGCAGTTTATATTGATTCTGGAATTTGGTCTCAGAAAGCGATTAAAGAAGCAAGACGCTACTGTAATCCTCAACTAGCAGCAAGCGCTAAACAGTTTCGTTATACAACTTTGCCTAACCAAACCGATTGGAATATTCCTGAAGAGGCTGCGTATTTATATTACGTCAGTAATGAAACGGCAAACGGAATGGAATTTCCTTTCATTCCTGAAACGGATCTAACGTTAGTATGCGATATGTCGTCAAATTTATTATCCTGTCCTCTTGATGTATCAAGATACGGATTAATTTTTGCTTGTGCTCAAAAAAATATCGGAATATCAGGATTAACAATCGTAATTATTCATAAAAATTTGTTAAATCGGACGCCTCTTCTAGGAACCCCAAGTTTTTTACACTACGCTTTACACGAAAAAGAACATTCTTTATGGAACACACCCCCTACGTTTGCTTGGTACATTTCTGGTTTAATTTTTAAATGGATAAAAAAAGAAGGCGGTGTTTCGGAGCTTGCTAAACGTAATGATCGAAAATCGCAAAAGCTCTATAAGACTATCGATAAAAGTAATTTTTACTGTAATACAATCGATCCCCGTTTTCGTTCACGGATGAATGTCATTTTCACACTAACAAACAAAAATTTGAATGCGCTTTTTCTAGAAAAAGCTTTGGAGAATGGGCTGACCAACCTAAAAGGCCATCGTCTGTTGGGTGGTATGCGAGCTAGTATCTACAATGCGATGCCAGAATCTGGAATCGACACTCTAGTCGATTTTATGCAAACATTTGAAAAAAAGTACGGTTAA
- the pyrF gene encoding orotidine-5'-phosphate decarboxylase — MKQNEPKIIVAIDANTREEAYTQVQQLDPKLCHLKIGNVLFTRYGFPFIEELMKKNYKIFLDLKFHDIPKIVADSCRNAALLGVWMIDVHVFGGRIMLETVIDILHTVRIKPLVVGITILTSLDTEDFKSLGINNNISSVVSCMAELAKESGLNGVVCSANEVSLLRKQQGKEFLLVTPGIRLSFEKKIDQKRTVTPEDAIKAGSDYLVIGRSIVQSLNPGEALQKITSSISIVATTTNITPA, encoded by the coding sequence ATGAAACAAAATGAACCTAAAATTATTGTAGCTATTGACGCCAATACTCGTGAAGAAGCCTATACACAAGTGCAACAGTTAGATCCCAAATTATGTCATCTCAAGATCGGAAATGTTTTATTTACACGATACGGGTTTCCTTTTATAGAAGAATTAATGAAAAAGAATTATAAAATCTTTTTAGACTTGAAGTTCCACGATATTCCAAAAATTGTTGCCGATTCCTGTCGTAATGCCGCTCTGTTAGGTGTTTGGATGATAGACGTACACGTTTTTGGAGGGCGTATCATGTTAGAGACTGTAATCGATATATTGCATACAGTAAGGATAAAACCTCTTGTCGTTGGCATTACGATTTTGACCAGTTTGGATACTGAGGATTTTAAATCGCTAGGAATCAATAATAATATCTCTTCTGTAGTGTCTTGCATGGCGGAACTTGCTAAGGAATCTGGTCTCAACGGAGTAGTATGTTCAGCAAACGAAGTGTCTCTTTTACGAAAACAACAGGGTAAAGAATTTTTGCTAGTGACACCGGGGATTCGATTGTCTTTCGAAAAGAAAATCGATCAGAAGAGGACTGTGACTCCAGAAGACGCTATTAAAGCAGGCAGTGATTATCTAGTTATTGGTCGATCTATAGTTCAATCTTTAAATCCCGGAG
- the gyrA gene encoding DNA gyrase subunit A encodes MTEFAHEIVPIPIENELKQSYLGYAMSVIVGRALPDVRDGLKPVHRRILYAMHALRNDWDKAYKKSARIVGDVIGKYHPHGDVAVYDAIVRMAQDFSLRYLLIDGQGNFGSVDGDAPAAMRYTEIRLSRFAHTLMQDIDKETVDCIFNYDETETMPLVLPTRVPNLLINGSSGIAVGMATNIPPHNLSEIIDATLVLIDNSDLTVEELMHYIPGPDFPTLGIINGRSGIVEAYKTGRGRIYVRAKADIEITKNGRSQIIVSELPYQVNKARLLEKIKKLVYEKKIEGISALRDESDKCGMRIMIEITRGNHAGVVLNNLYAQTQLETVFGINMVALRENGQPCVLNLKKLLNAFLQHRREVVMRRTLFELHKARSKAHILEGFGIALTNIDEVIVAIKKAQTRKLSEGNLLEKVWKVKESDLLQKFGNDRVRPENLDSKYGLKTDGYHLSLSQVQAILDLQLHRLTGLESKKIREEYVSLSNRIDTLTSIISDSDKLHEVIREELIEIKTQFGDARRTKILHTKSNLEDKDLIPKGYLIIILSCSGYIKSQSINTYRAQHRGGRGKIATAVKNQDSVGNILVANSHETILCFSTYGKVYELKVHQIPQSNRISYGFPIVNLLPLDKDEYISAMLPTYHCNKDLFVFMTTTKGFVKKVVLSKFLQPRVSGKIALTLKKGDRLVGVDITDGKKEVMLVTNAGKAIRFHEREVRVMGRAARGVCGIKLKGDNQNVISLVVVREKSCLLTATAHGYGQRTIVKNYRSTSRGGQGVIAIRVSRRNGNAVSAVQVVSSDEAFLISKKGILVRIRTDEIPQMGRSTQGVRLIGLAQEDTLAGMEIVEKE; translated from the coding sequence ATGACAGAATTTGCACACGAAATTGTTCCAATTCCTATTGAAAATGAATTAAAACAGTCTTATTTGGGCTACGCGATGAGTGTAATCGTAGGAAGGGCATTGCCTGATGTGCGAGATGGATTAAAACCAGTACATCGTCGAATTCTTTATGCAATGCACGCATTGAGAAACGATTGGGATAAAGCATACAAAAAATCAGCTCGTATTGTGGGAGATGTAATCGGTAAATATCATCCTCACGGTGATGTCGCTGTTTACGATGCGATTGTAAGAATGGCTCAAGATTTTAGTCTCCGTTATTTGCTTATTGATGGACAAGGAAATTTCGGTTCTGTTGATGGAGACGCACCTGCGGCCATGCGGTACACGGAAATTCGTTTGTCTCGATTTGCTCATACTCTAATGCAGGATATCGATAAAGAAACTGTAGATTGTATTTTCAATTATGATGAAACGGAAACGATGCCTTTGGTTTTACCTACTCGTGTCCCGAACTTACTGATTAATGGTTCTTCCGGTATCGCAGTGGGAATGGCAACCAACATTCCTCCCCACAATTTAAGTGAAATTATTGACGCTACGCTAGTATTGATCGACAATTCGGATTTAACTGTAGAAGAACTAATGCACTATATACCCGGGCCAGATTTTCCAACTTTAGGAATTATCAATGGCCGCAGTGGTATTGTCGAAGCTTATAAAACAGGACGGGGGCGTATTTATGTACGCGCAAAAGCTGATATTGAAATTACGAAGAATGGCCGTTCGCAAATTATCGTCTCTGAACTTCCATACCAAGTAAATAAAGCGCGGTTATTGGAAAAGATTAAAAAATTGGTATATGAAAAAAAAATTGAAGGAATTTCCGCATTGCGCGACGAATCCGACAAGTGCGGTATGCGAATAATGATTGAGATAACACGAGGTAATCATGCTGGAGTTGTGCTCAACAATTTATACGCTCAAACCCAATTAGAAACTGTGTTTGGAATTAATATGGTGGCTTTAAGAGAGAATGGACAACCGTGTGTACTGAATTTAAAGAAACTATTAAATGCTTTTTTACAGCATCGTAGAGAAGTTGTAATGCGCCGTACTTTGTTTGAATTGCATAAAGCTCGTTCTAAAGCACACATCTTGGAAGGATTTGGAATTGCACTAACCAATATCGACGAGGTAATCGTCGCGATTAAAAAAGCACAAACCCGAAAACTTTCTGAAGGAAATTTATTAGAAAAAGTATGGAAGGTTAAAGAATCTGATCTATTACAAAAGTTTGGAAATGACCGCGTTCGTCCGGAAAATTTAGATTCGAAATATGGATTAAAAACTGACGGATATCACTTATCTTTGTCGCAAGTACAAGCTATTTTAGATTTACAACTGCATCGATTGACTGGCCTTGAAAGTAAAAAAATTCGTGAGGAATATGTTTCTCTTTCCAATCGAATCGATACATTAACTTCGATTATCTCAGATTCCGATAAATTACACGAAGTGATTCGAGAAGAATTAATTGAAATCAAAACCCAATTTGGCGATGCGCGTCGTACCAAAATCCTTCATACAAAATCAAATCTAGAGGATAAAGACCTAATTCCTAAAGGATATCTAATTATAATACTATCCTGTAGTGGTTATATTAAATCACAATCGATAAACACTTATCGCGCTCAACACCGAGGAGGGCGCGGTAAGATAGCTACAGCAGTAAAAAATCAGGATTCTGTTGGAAATATCCTAGTAGCAAATTCACACGAAACAATTCTGTGTTTTTCAACTTATGGGAAAGTGTATGAACTCAAAGTTCATCAAATACCACAAAGTAATCGAATTTCATACGGATTTCCAATTGTTAATTTGCTTCCTTTAGATAAGGATGAATATATTTCCGCTATGTTGCCTACGTATCATTGCAATAAGGATCTTTTTGTCTTTATGACCACAACTAAAGGTTTTGTAAAAAAAGTCGTATTATCCAAATTTCTTCAGCCTCGTGTAAGCGGAAAAATTGCGTTGACTTTGAAAAAAGGGGATCGACTGGTAGGAGTGGATATTACAGACGGGAAAAAAGAAGTGATGCTTGTGACCAATGCAGGAAAAGCCATCCGATTTCATGAAAGAGAAGTGCGTGTAATGGGACGAGCGGCGCGTGGAGTATGTGGAATTAAGCTGAAAGGAGACAATCAAAATGTGATTTCCTTAGTTGTTGTAAGAGAAAAAAGCTGTCTTCTGACAGCAACTGCTCATGGCTATGGACAACGTACAATCGTCAAAAATTATCGTTCGACAAGTCGAGGTGGTCAAGGCGTTATTGCCATTCGCGTTAGTCGTCGTAATGGAAATGCAGTTTCTGCTGTCCAGGTGGTTAGTAGCGATGAAGCATTTTTGATTAGTAAAAAAGGCATCTTAGTCCGAATTCGTACTGACGAAATTCCGCAGATGGGGCGAAGCACCCAGGGAGTTCGATTGATTGGGTTAGCACAAGAAGATACGCTTGCTGGAATGGAAATTGTCGAGAAAGAATAG
- the aroA gene encoding 3-phosphoshikimate 1-carboxyvinyltransferase, whose amino-acid sequence MHYCITPSNNLSGEITVPGDKSISHRSTILASIAEGQTRIDGFLMGEDNLATVKVFQKMGVVIKIDRDKNVLLVCGVGKYGLNIPSGKLDCGNSGTSIRLLAGLLSGQSFTTNLTGDLSLQNRPMKRIIDPLVRMGANIDSKGIFPPLKIFGNPNLKGIHYHLPVASAQVKSCLLLAGLYAKGETCVTELMPSRNHTERLLKYVFKYPIQIKNLRTCLSGDGLLKAGNITIPGDISSAAFFIVAATITPGSCICLRQVGINPTRIGIINLLKMMGANIKIVKYRKKNTEPIGDILVRHAQLKGINIPRKQIPLAIDELPVLLIAAAAARGKTLLRGAEELRIKETDRISVMKEGLEKLGIKTTSFSDGLIVQGGEFQGGTISSHHDHRVAMAFSIAGITARSAVYIRNCENVKTSFPNFVELAKKLGMKLKVFL is encoded by the coding sequence ATGCATTACTGTATTACTCCATCGAACAATTTAAGTGGAGAAATTACCGTTCCTGGCGATAAATCTATTTCTCATCGATCTACGATTCTAGCCTCTATTGCTGAAGGGCAAACACGAATAGATGGTTTTTTGATGGGAGAAGACAATCTTGCTACAGTAAAGGTTTTTCAAAAAATGGGGGTTGTTATTAAGATAGACAGAGATAAGAACGTGTTATTAGTATGTGGAGTGGGAAAATACGGACTAAATATTCCATCTGGAAAATTGGACTGTGGAAATTCAGGAACGTCTATCCGTTTATTAGCTGGATTGTTGTCCGGTCAATCATTTACTACTAATCTCACAGGAGACCTTTCTTTACAGAATCGTCCTATGAAGCGTATTATTGACCCGTTGGTGCGGATGGGTGCGAATATTGATTCAAAGGGGATTTTTCCTCCACTTAAGATTTTTGGAAATCCTAACCTGAAAGGAATTCATTACCATTTGCCCGTAGCAAGTGCCCAGGTTAAGTCTTGTTTATTGTTGGCAGGATTGTATGCAAAAGGAGAAACTTGTGTTACAGAACTGATGCCTTCTCGGAATCATACCGAGCGGTTACTAAAGTATGTTTTTAAATATCCTATACAAATCAAAAACTTACGAACTTGTCTTTCCGGTGACGGACTGCTTAAAGCAGGAAATATCACTATACCGGGAGATATTTCATCAGCCGCTTTCTTCATTGTAGCGGCAACTATTACTCCAGGTTCCTGTATTTGTTTACGTCAAGTGGGTATTAATCCTACCAGAATTGGTATTATAAATTTGTTAAAAATGATGGGGGCGAATATTAAGATTGTAAAGTATCGGAAAAAAAATACAGAACCCATAGGAGACATTTTAGTTCGTCATGCCCAACTTAAAGGTATTAATATTCCAAGAAAGCAAATCCCTCTTGCTATCGATGAACTGCCTGTCTTGTTAATTGCCGCTGCTGCTGCACGAGGAAAAACCCTATTGCGAGGCGCAGAAGAATTGAGAATTAAAGAAACCGATCGAATCTCTGTTATGAAAGAAGGATTGGAGAAATTGGGAATCAAAACAACGTCATTTTCCGACGGTCTTATTGTGCAAGGAGGGGAATTCCAGGGCGGAACGATTTCCAGTCATCATGACCATCGCGTCGCTATGGCATTTTCGATTGCGGGCATTACAGCACGATCCGCTGTATACATCCGAAATTGCGAGAATGTGAAAACTTCTTTTCCCAATTTTGTTGAATTGGCGAAAAAACTAGGAATGAAATTGAAAGTTTTTCTTTAA